One part of the Dermacentor silvarum isolate Dsil-2018 chromosome 6, BIME_Dsil_1.4, whole genome shotgun sequence genome encodes these proteins:
- the LOC119456387 gene encoding uncharacterized protein LOC119456387, with protein sequence MLSTLLSLVVLVLGLMLCHKWNPFLGSVVCSILAFYGIKKVLQGKLDSVIGKFSKGSVTKCRLPKNAFILPDNAVKFMSHLYGVLTGKEPSGTELRTDSTCLTSSSQSEDGDVERYCPSDYVTAEVKAFVDNIKTHYIDSWYADVSSNQDFPRELEFIIEDVLRALYLRLGSLDACSLLEKMLPVVQAHYRKYRTCLLAVERTKRDSCDESCDALRREAIRRRFPLKHVAFESETSEQHYLRGITSVLVKLLEPPHLLASPATNALVVDILTNNVLAPAVDLLCRPEWLNWALLFVLSMEEDAEILSMKNCDVADQNAKQGSAESGAGDCPCKEKQKPSGTDVRATTESASTDQSSIVKQDERSVLPYRDSSSFNLNSAKGGEYLTLPAVYVGTQDHSVKIFSSKDVEKAVEAEVFLGSLVFSDICIMRTESRSVPGKGVHTVYCIRYEVRKHSEDATAPMTEVRKVWRRFREFLELQGSLESNPQLRKHLKGIRGPSRGLGSVLSDKKNVQERLIFLQHYLKLLCSREAIVNSKEFHKFLDYAEDTEELPVARMQRQVSSSRLDRVFVQGVKSTLELLKTALPGDDHSSISPLSPLEGSMVLMSDYLPSDLEYSFAEDNQSQLLQQCMFNFIDNFDQASSPEFSPPLTPSSLPLPQDRSPSNASYKSLQELETPEVHFPPMEEDIVPLWRGNIQQTPMEQVAESLHLDIPLFASAVDFVVDSLEDGHVCKSAQLVLFVELLMGRALETSLRDQLTALFGVANCTFYLHRLHEQLWGSEASAQVFREAQVARGLVKIVPVWAQLIFGVDNVCKAARTLAKSIQIRDLNKCLVYQLLDIMVNSLLAQDNCDARLEQNA encoded by the coding sequence ATGCTTTCAACACTGCTCAGCTTAGTTGTGCTTGTGCTCGGTCTGATGCTGTGTCATAAGTGGAATCCCTTTCTTGGAAGCGTAGTATGTAGTATATTAGCTTTCTACGGCATCAAGAAGGTGTTGCAAGGAAAGCTAGACAGCGTGATTGGAAAGTTTTCGAAAGGAAGCGTCACGAAATGTCGCCTACCAAAGAACGCCTTCATCCTGCCAGACAACGCTGTGAAATTTATGAGTCACCTTTACGGTGTACTCACAGGCAAGGAGCCTTCAGGCACAGAGTTGCGGACCGACAGCACCTGTCTCACTTCGTCTTCTCAAAGCGAAGACGGCGACGTAGAGCGTTACTGTCCGTCTGACTACGTCACCGCAGAAGTGAAGGCTTTCGTGGACAACATAAAAACGCACTACATCGACTCCTGGTACGCCGACGTGAGCAGCAATCAGGATTTTCCGAGGGAGCTCGAGTTCATTATCGAAGATGTGTTGCGGGCACTTTACCTGCGGCTGGGTTCTCTGGATGCATGTAGCTTGCTAGAGAAAATGTTGCCCGTGGTGCAAGCTCACTATAGAAAATATAGGACGTGCCTCTTGGCCGTGGAGCGCACCAAGAGGGACAGCTGCGATGAGTCGTGCGACGCGCTGCGGCGCGAAGCAATCAGGAGGCGATTTCCTTTGAAACATGTTGCCTTCGAGAGCGAAACCTCAGAGCAGCACTATCTGAGAGGAATCACTTCGGTGTTGGTCAAGCTCTTAGAGCCACCTCACCTGCTGGCTAGTCCGGCAACAAATGCTCTTGTGGTGGACATCCTTACCAACAACGTACTCGCCCCTGCTGTCGACCTTTTGTGCAGGCCTGAATGGCTCAACTGGGCGTTGCTCTTCGTACTTTCAATGGAAGAAGATGCAGAAATACTTTCCATGAAAAACTGTGATGTGGCAGATCAAAATGCCAAACAGGGCAGTGCAGAGAGTGGTGCTGGTGACTGTCCATGCAAAGAAAAGCAAAAGCCTTCGGGTACAGATGTGCGTGCTACCACAGAGAGTGCAAGCACTGACCAGTCTTCCATTGTCAAGCAGGACGAGAGATCTGTGTTGCCTTATCGAGATTCTAGCTCATTCAATCTCAATTCTGCCAAAGGGGGCGAATACCTGACCCTCCCAGCTGTTTATGTTGGTACACAGGACCATTCGGTAAAAATCTTTAGTTCCAAGGATGTTGAAAAGGCTGTTGAAGCAGAAGTTTTTTTAGGGTCCTTGGTATTCTCGGATATCTGCATAATGCGCACAGAATCAAGGTCTGTGCCTGGAAAAGGAGTGCACACAGTGTATTGCATCAGGTATGAAGTTCGCAAGCACAGCGAAGACGCAACCGCACCCATGACTGAAGTCCGCAAGGTATGGAGGAGGTTCAGGGAATTTCTGGAACTGCAAGGAAGCCTCGAAAGCAACCCACAGTTGAGAAAGCACCTGAAAGGAATTCGCGGCCCCAGTCGTGGATTGGGGAGCGTGTTGTCTGACAAAAAAAATGTCCAGGAGCGGCTCATATTTCTGCAGCACTATTTAAAGCTTCTCTGTAGCCGCGAAGCAATCGTAAACAGCAAAGAGTTTCACAAGTTTCTTGACTATGCCGAGGACACAGAGGAGCTACCAGTCGCTCGAATGCAGCGACAGGTTTCATCAAGTCGTTTAGATCGGGTCTTTGTGCAAGGTGTTAAAAGCACATTGGAACTGCTCAAGACAGCTCTCCCTGGAGACGATCACAGTTCCATAAGCCCACTCTCACCTCTAGAAGGCAGCATGGTGCTGATGTCTGATTACCTTCCTTCTGATCTTGAGTATTCATTTGCTGAAGACAACCAATCTCAGCTGTTGCAGCAGTGTATGTTCAACTTCATTGACAACTTTGACCAGGCGTCATCACCCGAATTCTCGCCTCCACTCACCCCAAGCTCTTTGCCGCTGCCTCAGGATCGGTCACCGAGCAACGCATCGTACAAGAGTTTACAGGAACTGGAAACCCCCGAGGTTCACTTCCCACCTATGGAAGAAGACATTGTGCCGCTGTGGAGGGGTAATATCCAACAGACGCCTATGGAACAGGTTGCGGAGTCCCTCCATTTGGACATTCCTCTCTTTGCTTCAGCAGTTGACTTTGTGGTGGACTCTCTTGAAGACGGCCATGTTTGCAAGTCAGCTCAGCTGGTCCTGTTTGTTGAACTCTTAATGGGTAGAGCACTTGAGACATCTCTGAGGGATCAACTGACTGCACTCTTCGGGGTGGCCAATTGCACTTTTTACTTGCACCGGTTGCATGAACAGTTGTGGGGCTCCGAAGCCAGTGCACAGGTATTTAGGGAGGCACAGGTTGCACGGGGCTTGGTGAAGATTGTGCCTGTCTGGGCACAGCTCATTTTTGGTGTGGACAATGTGTGCAAAGCAGCAAGGACACTCGCCAAATCCATACAGATTCGAGACCTGAACAAATGTCTAGTTTACCAGTTACTGGACATAATGGTCAATTCCCTGCTTGCTCAGGACAACTGTGATGCCAGGCTTGAACAGAATGCCTGA